One Deltaproteobacteria bacterium DNA segment encodes these proteins:
- a CDS encoding CRISPR-associated endonuclease Cas3'', with product MKYYAHSTKNPDKSDWQGLEEHLQNVAELGAKFAALFGAEDWGRMAGFLHDAGKATSEFTQRLEGRPIRVNHSIFGARLGRERGGKLGLLLSYVIAGHHGGLPDGGVQEGQLQYRLKNERIPDDVTHLSDTEWPTDLKLPFLLQRDRLGFSLSFFTRMLFSCLTDADFLDTEAFCDTTRAGLRTGMSQCDLTVLRDALNERLAEFGRAPTPPNTLHQDVLAARQTALADCRARAIETPGFFSLTVPTGGGKTFSSMAFALNHAVIHGLHRVIYAIPFTSIIEQNAQVFSSVFGQENVLEHHCNYKGKDDPEEQGYDKWRGVAAENWDAPVVVTTNVQFFESLFSNKPSRCRKLHNIARSVIVLDEAQAIPTEYLEPCLCALRELVEHYGCTVVLCTATQPALDDQSLRARLTDVREIITDPAQLYTELKRTEVTFAGQLTDEELAERISSLNQVLCVVGSKPQARNVFELLSIQDGSFHLSTNMYPEHRRRVLDAIRQRLKAGLSCRVVSTSLIEAGVDVDFPVVYRAMAGLDSIAQAAGRCNREGGLDGLGQVFVFEPENPSRMSWLQRRASRAGETLRSLPAEDPLGLAAMRRYFELFYDGEDFDKKQIVKRLNTFVGKDLLFPFKEIAGDFRLIEDEGTALIIPREPEAEELVRQLRFTDFPRAILRKLQQYSVTIRSRDLAKLQISGAVEMISDGYPVLRNMAAYDEHVGLCAAEGEVWDAEGLIA from the coding sequence ATGAAATACTACGCGCATTCGACGAAAAATCCGGACAAGTCGGATTGGCAGGGTTTGGAAGAGCATCTACAAAACGTGGCTGAACTGGGGGCGAAATTCGCGGCGTTATTCGGCGCGGAAGATTGGGGGCGGATGGCCGGATTTCTACATGACGCCGGCAAGGCCACATCGGAATTCACGCAACGCCTGGAAGGGAGGCCGATTCGGGTCAATCACTCCATCTTCGGAGCCAGACTGGGGCGAGAGCGGGGCGGCAAACTTGGCTTGCTGTTGTCGTACGTCATCGCCGGTCACCATGGCGGTCTACCGGATGGAGGAGTACAGGAAGGCCAGCTCCAGTATCGGCTGAAAAATGAGCGGATTCCGGATGATGTCACGCATCTATCTGATACTGAATGGCCGACGGACCTGAAACTGCCATTTCTTCTTCAGCGTGATCGCCTCGGTTTTTCCTTGTCCTTTTTCACCCGTATGCTCTTTTCGTGTCTCACGGACGCCGATTTTCTCGATACCGAAGCATTCTGCGATACGACCAGGGCCGGCCTACGCACGGGCATGTCCCAATGCGATTTGACCGTCTTGCGGGATGCCCTGAATGAACGGCTAGCCGAATTTGGGCGCGCCCCGACACCGCCGAACACTTTGCATCAAGACGTGCTAGCCGCGCGTCAGACCGCGTTGGCCGATTGTCGGGCCAGGGCTATCGAAACGCCGGGTTTCTTTTCCCTGACCGTACCCACGGGCGGGGGCAAGACCTTCTCCTCCATGGCTTTCGCCCTCAATCACGCCGTGATCCACGGATTGCACCGGGTCATTTACGCCATCCCCTTCACGTCCATCATCGAACAAAACGCACAGGTCTTCAGTTCCGTATTCGGACAGGAGAACGTCCTGGAGCATCACTGCAACTACAAAGGGAAGGACGATCCCGAGGAACAGGGGTATGACAAGTGGCGCGGCGTGGCCGCCGAAAATTGGGACGCGCCCGTGGTGGTGACCACCAATGTCCAGTTTTTCGAGTCCTTGTTCAGCAACAAGCCATCGCGTTGCCGCAAGCTGCACAACATCGCCCGCAGCGTCATCGTGCTCGACGAAGCTCAGGCCATTCCCACGGAATATCTGGAACCCTGCCTTTGCGCCCTGCGCGAGCTGGTCGAGCATTACGGCTGCACCGTGGTGCTGTGCACGGCCACCCAGCCCGCCCTGGACGACCAAAGTCTTCGCGCTCGATTGACGGATGTTCGGGAAATCATCACCGATCCGGCGCAGCTCTATACCGAACTCAAACGCACTGAAGTCACGTTCGCGGGCCAACTGACGGACGAGGAATTGGCCGAACGCATTTCCAGCCTGAATCAGGTGCTGTGCGTTGTCGGCTCCAAGCCGCAGGCCAGGAACGTGTTCGAGCTTTTGTCTATTCAGGACGGCTCGTTTCATCTGTCCACCAATATGTACCCCGAGCATCGACGGCGCGTGCTGGACGCCATTCGGCAGCGGCTCAAGGCCGGGCTTTCGTGCCGAGTGGTTTCGACTTCGCTCATTGAGGCCGGGGTGGATGTGGATTTTCCGGTGGTCTACCGGGCCATGGCCGGACTCGATTCCATTGCCCAGGCGGCAGGCCGTTGCAACCGGGAAGGCGGGTTGGATGGATTGGGACAGGTCTTCGTTTTTGAGCCGGAAAATCCGTCCAGAATGTCCTGGTTGCAACGCCGCGCCAGTCGTGCAGGCGAAACGTTGCGCTCCCTACCTGCCGAAGATCCGCTCGGTCTTGCCGCCATGCGCCGCTATTTCGAGTTGTTCTATGATGGTGAGGATTTTGACAAAAAACAGATCGTGAAGCGTCTGAACACTTTCGTGGGTAAAGACCTGTTGTTCCCCTTCAAGGAAATTGCCGGAGATTTTCGCCTCATCGAGGACGAGGGAACCGCCCTGATCATCCCGAGAGAGCCCGAGGCGGAAGAATTGGTCCGGCAACTGCGGTTCACGGACTTTCCCCGCGCCATCCTGCGCAAGCTGCAACAGTATTCCGTGACGATCAGATCCAGGGATTTGGCGAAGCTCCAAATTTCCGGAGCAGTCGAAATGATTTCAGATGGTTATCCCGTGCTCCGCAACATGGCCGCCTACGACGAGCATGTTGGTTTATGCGCGGCAGAAGGTGAGGTTTGGGACGCTGAAGGATTGATTGCCTGA
- the cas5c gene encoding type I-C CRISPR-associated protein Cas5: MAFGIKLRVWGDYACFTRPEMKVERVSYDVMTPSAARGILEAIHWKPAIRWVVDKIHVLRPIVFDNVRRNEVSSKIPKPNPVTAMRDKKPLYFLVDDGGNRQQRAATLLRNVEYVIEAHFELTDKAGSADNEGKHLDIFNRRARIGQFFHQPCLGCREFPASFELLEGEVPPSCYAGENRELGYMLLDIDFERDMTPLFFKAVMLDGVIYPPSRLSPEVRA; encoded by the coding sequence ATGGCATTTGGTATCAAACTGCGGGTCTGGGGCGACTACGCCTGTTTCACCAGACCGGAAATGAAGGTGGAACGGGTTTCATATGATGTCATGACCCCGTCCGCCGCGCGGGGCATTCTGGAGGCCATTCACTGGAAGCCGGCCATCCGCTGGGTGGTGGACAAAATTCATGTCCTGCGGCCCATTGTTTTCGACAATGTGCGTCGCAACGAGGTCAGCTCCAAGATCCCAAAACCTAATCCGGTCACGGCCATGCGCGACAAGAAGCCGCTCTATTTTCTGGTCGATGACGGCGGCAACCGCCAGCAGCGGGCCGCAACCCTGCTGCGTAATGTCGAATACGTCATCGAGGCTCATTTCGAACTGACGGACAAGGCCGGTTCGGCGGACAACGAGGGCAAGCATTTGGACATTTTCAACCGCCGGGCACGCATTGGGCAGTTTTTTCATCAGCCCTGCCTTGGGTGCCGGGAGTTTCCCGCCTCCTTCGAGCTGCTGGAAGGCGAGGTGCCGCCGTCCTGCTATGCTGGAGAGAATCGCGAACTGGGCTATATGCTGCTGGACATTGATTTCGAACGCGACATGACTCCGCTTTTTTTCAAGGCCGTCATGCTCGACGGGGTGATTTATCCGCCGTCGCGGTTGTCGCCGGAGGTGCGGGCATGA